A single window of Acidimicrobiales bacterium DNA harbors:
- a CDS encoding Stf0 family sulfotransferase: protein MPIRTGEIFRDAVREKGIDTGLFLASDFRTGSTLIGRLLEMQTGLPFQRESFNTVPTWHFMQEAPLRQAVLAALGPVRLGCMASKLMWPHRNNLARVLGHNTTDAVADFRKIFPRARFVHVARRDKVAQAVSFHIARHSNVWSSSQVTRELDGPVSYNFAEIKDYYMHFIMFETLWAEFLASADPEAPLIYYEDLVDDVTGHMELSMAHLGLDFDRTRVPADLPLERQAGDLAQSFCDRFRHDLGRDSPVEFLPGRLIGPPTP from the coding sequence ATGCCCATCCGTACAGGAGAGATTTTCCGTGACGCCGTACGGGAAAAGGGGATTGACACTGGGCTTTTCCTGGCGAGCGATTTTCGTACGGGCTCGACACTGATTGGAAGGCTGTTGGAGATGCAAACTGGACTCCCGTTCCAACGGGAGTCCTTCAACACAGTGCCAACGTGGCATTTCATGCAGGAAGCGCCTCTGCGGCAGGCAGTCCTGGCGGCGCTCGGGCCAGTTCGGCTCGGGTGCATGGCTTCCAAGTTGATGTGGCCACACCGAAATAATCTGGCGCGGGTTCTGGGCCATAACACGACTGATGCCGTCGCCGACTTCCGTAAGATATTCCCGCGCGCGCGGTTTGTCCACGTAGCGCGCCGGGACAAGGTGGCCCAGGCGGTATCGTTTCATATAGCGCGACACAGCAACGTGTGGTCTTCGTCGCAGGTTACCAGGGAACTGGACGGTCCGGTCTCGTACAATTTCGCCGAGATCAAAGACTACTATATGCATTTCATCATGTTTGAGACATTGTGGGCGGAATTCCTGGCTTCCGCCGATCCAGAGGCGCCTCTGATCTACTACGAAGATCTAGTGGACGATGTCACGGGTCATATGGAGCTATCCATGGCACATCTCGGGCTCGATTTCGACCGCACAAGAGTACCGGCTGATTTGCCCCTCGAACGTCAGGCGGGCGACCTGGCCCAGAGTTTCTGCGACCGGTTTCGCCATGACCTCGGACGCGACTCACCGGTCGAGTTCCTGCCCGGGCGACTAATTGGCCCGCCGACACCGTAA